Proteins found in one Manduca sexta isolate Smith_Timp_Sample1 chromosome 8, JHU_Msex_v1.0, whole genome shotgun sequence genomic segment:
- the LOC115444800 gene encoding myogenesis-regulating glycosidase, which produces MAALKVLLALLSLSARAHSAIVSVPSVTSARADDVTLTLEPQLIGGYQLVLHEDDERSVFGHIGRTITSSSAFTVEDVTGGIEVRVGTANLTISTLYDATKKARGIKIRWDAGPQMRLEDCIDFGTKHWYAGPMQVDQVYPVETAQQRYAASFSKETDNGAIAERYWLNSAGEYVYVHSEVPLFIDYHNLAANHLCFGAQITMPYSSKRTHNLLAYDIWFLPNVKEAHKHAVDNYLGKPSGLPDYRMVQHPIWSTWAQYSRDINESKLLDFAQQIRNNGFEDSQFEIDDLWEVCYGSFTVDEMKFPNFTQTVKDIKAMGYRVTIWAHPFINKNCEPWYSEALNNGYFVLDEAGSPDTSWWNNNGSVPGFIDFTNPAAAEWWYQRLRTFLDTYDIDSLKFDAGESSFTPQIAVQTGDIDLQPHHIVDTYARVCAKFGDMIEIRAGFRTQDLPIFVRMVDRDSIWGLNNGLPTIITTTIQMNLNGYTLVLPDMIGGNGFNLDHDQADLPTKELFIRWVQANTFLPVMQYSFAPWNFDDETVLISKKYTELHAEYAEEIYAAMGASVEEGKPVNAPLWWIAPDDEEALVIWDEYLLGENILVAPVLEEGATSRDIYLPTGVWLEEGDPERAHEGPLWIRDYPAPLDILPYFVRQSPAIPDSSRTVVMSTIIVLLGLIFNFIM; this is translated from the exons CATTGTTGTCGCTCTCCGCGCGCGCACACTCCGCCATTGTATCGGTGCCATCTGTGACGTCGGCACGGGCTGATGACGTCACACTCACCCTTGAGCCGCAACTAATTGGAGGATATCAGCTGGTACTCCATGAAG atgaTGAGCGCTCAGTATTCGGGCACATCGGCCGCACAATCACGTCCAGTTCGGCTTTCACGGTAGAAGACGTGACAGGAGGAATAGAGGTGCGCGTCGGTACCGCCAACCTGACCATTAGCACTCTGTACGATGCCACGAAGAAGGCGCGAGGCATCAAGATTAGATGGGATGCGGGACCGCAAATGAGACTTGAAGATTGTATTGATTTTG GTACAAAACACTGGTACGCGGGTCCCATGCAAGTGGACCAGGTGTACCCAGTAGAAACCGCTCAACAGAGGTATGCAGCCTCATTTTCCAAGGAAACTGACAACGGAGCCATTGCAGAAAGATATTGGCTGAACTCAGCTGGTGAATATGTCTACGTGCATTCCGAAGTACCGCTTTTCATCGACTATCATAATTTGGCTGCAAATCATCTTTGCTTCGGCGCTCAAATAACCATGCCTTACTCCAGTAAAAGGACCCACAATCTGCTAGCTTACGATATTTGGTTCCTGCCAAACGTAAAGGAGGCGCATAAACATGCTGTCGATAATTACTTAGGGAAGCCATCAGGGCTTCCAGATTACCGCATGGTGCAGCACCCGATCTGGTCAACTTGGGCTCAGTACTCCAGGGATATCAATGAGAGTAAGCTTCTAGACTTTGCTCAGCAGATCAGGAATAATGGCTTCGAAGATTCCCAGTTCGAAATCGATGATCTGTGGGAGGTGTGTTACGGATCCTTCACGGTGGATGAGATGAAGTTCCCCAACTTTACACAGACTGTAAAAGACATCAAGGCGATGGGATACCGCGTGACGATTTGGGCGCATCCATTTATTAACAAGAACTGCGAGCCGTGGTATTCTGAAGCTTTGAATAATGG GTACTTCGTCCTGGACGAAGCTGGCAGTCCGGATACCTCATGGTGGAATAACAACGGGTCGGTGCCCGGGTTCATCGACTTCACCAACCCAGCTGCGGCGGAGTGGTGGTACCAGCGACTTCGCACCTTCCTCGACACCTACGACATCGACAGCTTGAAGTTCGACGCTGGAGAAAGCAGTTTCACTCCTCAG ATAGCTGTCCAAACTGGAGATATCGATCTACAGCCGCATCACATAGTAGATACGTACGCCAGGGTCTGCGCCAAGTTTGGCGACATGATCGAAATTCGGGCTGGGTTCAG GACCCAAGACCTTCCAATCTTCGTGCGAATGGTCGACCGGGACTCAATCTGGGGTCTCAACAACGGGCTTCCGACTATCATAACCACCACGATCCAAATGAACCTGAATGGCTACACGCTCGTTCTGCCCGACATGATTGGAGGAAACGGATTCAACCTGGACCACGACCAAGCTGACCTTCCGACCAAAGAACTGTTTATACGATGGGTCCAGGCCAATACTTTCTTGCCTGTTATGCAGTATTCTTTCGCACCTTGGAATTTTGATGATGAG ACAGTGCTCATAAGCAAGAAGTACACTGAACTGCATGCAGAATATGCTGAGGAAATATACGCGGCCATGGGAGCGTCGGTAGAAGAAGGCAAACCGGTGAATGCGCCGCTCTGGTGGATCGCTCCTGATGACGAAGAAGCTCTCGTTATTTGGGATG AATATCTTCTGGGTGAGAACATTCTAGTCGCTCCAGTCCTCGAAGAAGGTGCCACGAGCCGCGACATCTACCTCCCCACCGGCGTCTGGCTGGAGGAAGGTGACCCTGAGAGGGCCCACGAAGGTCCCCTCTGGATCAGAGACTACCCAGCTCCCCTGGACATCCTGCCCTACTTCGTCAGGCAGTCCCCTGCCATTCCAGACTCCTCAAGAACCGTTGTTATGTCTACAATTATTGTACTATTAGgacttatttttaactttattatgtaa